One genomic window of Plasmodium falciparum 3D7 genome assembly, chromosome: 10 includes the following:
- a CDS encoding eukaryotic translation initiation factor 3 subunit D, putative, whose product MSSFNLVGVINNRTWGPDSKNEELVNYCMPDIKKYQFEPSMKFERIGKVCDFTMNSYQKNTKDINKNSNDVNAFEEELQFQTVDLRTGQKQKGSIFNKKKIHNKQNTTQAFTQKQQEEDNLYSSRIKTAEQKKQKLLQQAKTARINARHRIFTEWSIEPTPLWTVECEIMFNELPKKIIKIDNLKVEDLFFKGKSLFYDKKIENINVKNPPLLFHHTKEGINLIPKTKEDHNLINILNNENKNKIISNEEDPNNINNIIVISTDQILSCLMSCVQSKYSWHLLIKKKGNQIIIDKDDDSIIDLLTVNENSIDAPTQDNENKINSLQALGIEAVKINQRFRKQVILKNDIAEEFEPGNFNIKNIKINDILYRYRKFQIPPLVQSNNKKTYTLITRGEIHSQIKGLNKSYVYVCALNEYDIKSHKNWRSQIENQKGALLANEIRNNTSKLQKFISQALLSGCDDVKLGFISRKNANDPDNHHILSIQSHKTKDLSTQIGLKYDNMWGIFRFVIDNLADKPNGNYVILKDPLKPLLRLYCTHEDSN is encoded by the coding sequence ATGTCGAGTTTTAATTTGGTCGGAGTCATTAATAACAGAACGTGGGGACCTGATTCAAAAAATGAGGAACTTGTAAATTATTGTATGCcggacataaaaaaatatcaattTGAACCTTCTATGAAATTTGAAAGGATAGGAAAAGTATGTGATTTTACTATGAATAGTTATCAAAAGAATACGaaggatataaataaaaattcgaATGATGTTAATGCGTTTGAAGAAGAGTTACAATTTCAGACGGTGGATTTACGTACAGGTCAAAAACAGAAAGGTAgtatatttaataagaaaaagatacataataaacaaaatactACACAAGCCTTTACACAGAAACAACAAGAAGAAGATAATTTATATAGTAGTAGAATAAAAACAGCTGAACAAAAGAAACAGAAATTATTACAACAAGCCAAAACTGCCAGAATCAATGCTAGACATAGAATATTTACAGAATGGAGTATTGAACCCACACCATTATGGACAGTCGAATGTGAAATAATGTTTAATGAATTAcctaagaaaataataaaaattgataatttaaaagtagaagatttatttttcaaaGGAAAaagtttattttatgataagaAAATAGAAAACATAAATGTTAAGAACCCacctttattatttcatcatACTAAAGAAGGAATTAATTTAATACCCAAAACTAAAGAAGatcataatttaataaatatattaaacaacgaaaacaaaaataaaataatttcaaatgaagaagatccaaataatataaataatattattgttattagtACAGATCAAATATTATCTTGTCTCATGTCATGTGTACAATCTAAATATTCATGGCATTTacttatcaaaaaaaaaggaaatcaAATCATAATAGATAAGGATGATGATTCTATAATAGATTTATTAACTGTTAATGAAAATTCTATAGATGCCCCAACAcaagataatgaaaataaaattaatagttTACAAGCATTAGGTATAGAAGCTGTTAAAATAAATCAGAGATTTAGAAAACAGGTTATactaaaaaatgatattgcAGAAGAATTTGAACCTGGTAactttaatattaaaaatattaaaatcaatgatatattatatagatatagGAAATTTCAAATACCACCATTAGTacaaagtaataataaaaaaacatatacattAATAACAAGAGGAGAGATACATTCACAAATTAAAGGTCTTAACAAAtcatatgtttatgtttGCGCATTAAAcgaatatgatataaaaagtCATAAAAATTGGAGATCACAAATTGAAAACCAAAAAGGAGCTCTACTAGCTAATGAAATACGTAATAATACATCtaaattacaaaaatttatatcaCAAGCATTATTAAGTGGTTGTGATGATGTTAAACTAGGTTTTATTTCAAGAAAAAATGCTAATGATCCTGATAATCATCATATTCTTTCCATACAATCACATAAAACAAAAGATTTATCTACACAAATCGGACtcaaatatgataatatgtgGGGTATATTTAGATTTGTTATTGATAACTTAGCCGATAAACCAAATGGTAATTATGTTATCTTAAAGGACCCACTAAAACCTTTACTAAGATTATACTGTACTCATGAGGACAGCAATTAA
- a CDS encoding histone deacetylase 2 — MKKKITNHKKKNENAKLNIDHDNSSDDNDKTPQIDNIFKNLIVDSYKSINDINNYMRQSNLLYNEKKSKKNKTHPLDSKNTTDRKYNKYRRNEQNMNKVINYDDKKNYDDIENYDNIENYDNIENYDNVENYDYKLPYDEDIIYDEKQNNSDVVIIGYKNFKKGKKKISLDSFNSELSPQSNTSPIYIKKKINEINYHFIQKKKKKKNQKNGELNKKYSKKLSINKKNKKYEKHKKYEKHKKYEKHKKYEKNKKYEKNKKYEKNKKYEKNKKNEKNKKNEKNKKREKNKSGLINNVKKIKRNKKSLSEENLNDSLFSNDEQVNENKYILDKLLISLKNNSDANIHKKKNFYIEYEGNDDFTSFNSKENPNDYFLCMDNDEINNKLNKNKMYSSSYSTTKKKYIYKSHKGLYDNDYMFNNNIFNNKIYNNEMYNNKFNIYNHNIPSNKNYKTNLKGRMSLQMSHDISQEALNTRNYFENNKNFEKERLKKKMRKIRELNLLNNNVEYDCIGFVCDEEYMCEKLHFDENHVESPDRIKCIIKALKEKKLINKMVQIKCREALYDEIRECHSSTHINNIFYSLKKKLKHNNQSVIYPFDKHDTYYTSYTGTVSIRAIGGLLNLCDVILCDKKDKFKYIDFKKSLRYNYDFYKNVNTNSIKRNYESNNMYHKKFLRRSKSESSIYRKCTTYDTFNDFALLNHNKNVYKMNTYHEQIEKKNNNNIINSNNNNNNNNNNNINCSVYNYKNEIDVQNDIHNINNINMNNNIISEENNLDLEAADYNFGNEKDEHTNESYNEENNINQKKDYISQSNSSHNSYYNEIHQGDSIDYNNNNINNDSAISNKLSICEKLSMDNKLSSISNNSNHQDILPNCFKNDEENIHKDKNRDEIINCNNTNVIETEYLNKICENDNYTNNYEENYKNNSFLNSNNSDIFNLPYRSYSSTVYSMDDCNDVNTFTDINCGFAAIRPPGHHCSRSHPSGFCIFNNISVACKYIFKKYGIRKVFIFDWDVHHDNGTQEIFYGDKDVLCFSIHRFDKKVEEKNKKKRHVNKKKKKKKYDIKKDDDNKKDDDNKKDDDNKKDGDNKKDDDNKIYGDNKIYDDNKKDDDNKIYGDNKKDDDNKIYGDNKIYGDNKISNLEKNLKYEKTSNNYKKYKRKNKKSRKRYEENLFYPRTGAKNELGEKEGYKFNINVPLEKGYNNCDVYYVFKYLLLPILEKFRPEFIFISCGFDASINDPLGKCNLTHNLYQWMTFQLKHFANIFCNGRIILVLEGGYNLNYLPKCALACIKALIKKNKSTTTDKEFIKKLYQNNVNNKETNILNNQKECISNQDSSKRFLDAHEEKKKKNDEKNVNRCDNMNDAQHIHGSNNINDAQHIHGNNSMNDAQHINDNNSINDAQHINGNNSMNDAQHINGNNSMNDAQHINGNNSMNDAQLINGSNNTNDMYDKHYLNNHNLDNNIDEKLKSNKTYESLVSTNCVQKNEFLNYPKNNFINKKNMSDHANFYKLKYSSYDKYENKDINYYFRRLHTNNNIVSRTKKLITSGLLHYSTYKVIKYFLNVLKGEPYHLDIELPTYNEFIKKKKLEGREINPERKIKIKINRSSEFRKNDYCFNSYEIMNSYMQHKLNKLKHINNISNKNLQDMFIKQKNFKYTDSSTTISNISQSDLYLSNDDINYSSSCSSTCNRRKVILLNKLKHKINRGLNNIYNTSPNNNNNNNNNNNNNNNNYNNYNNYNNYNNYNNNMVHTEKKTYKKKRKNQINDINLNAPVQMNRTQIDTNEENENLNSNKNKSNRTIKTNQNKLLSYNLSNLQNINNINNTHIIPYADLEHINDDNHLESHNTSNENYINNYYMNCDLTNLKYNENQVLNTFNIYTKIKKGFIFFYGSGHRNQWILPVHNKITKIIKLCSESEAFFYAWLYLSCLKKINISRTKNNYTSILDNNETIENVSIQLPFEEREHILCKQFIKFTVPCYHIFLKRNQINSIRQKQSKQCKDDNNNNNHNITNNTFMDYMKKTYIEWSSSKIFKNNESIQYNDKINDGTNNMIYNSSSNEKKNNVLENDNSLYPLHINQNIQEEAEKDVEVEEEHKTAICLSNVLSSMRHPCVMDIKMGIRLYGDDCNEESIQKKIEKAKNRSCLSHGFHLTSLIGWSKKKKEPFFISKEDAHSIKNDDNFVQAFISYFTACDNIQLSILLIKKILIILEEMKIFFIEQNYFAFYGTSLLFVFDSDPSKKENEDNYSSKDKIEKNELTKNISLSNENMISNDEHNNSFYYKDKKNKLCDQDKINFEEILNFKLNIEKVFYESLSNEERNIILQNKLNQKIIKSVHVYIIDFAHASLNKNQNDEGFLLGIISLHRIMDKTIQRIKELYLSNTDVTNDTV; from the coding sequence atgaaaaaaaaaattacaaatcataaaaaaaaaaatgagaatgcaaaattaaatattgatCACGATAATTCATCTGATGATAATGACAAAACTCCACAAATAGATAACATCTTTAAAAATCTTATTGTCGATAGttataaaagtataaatgatataaacaATTATATGAGACAATCGAATTTATtgtataatgaaaaaaaaagtaagaaaaataaaacacaCCCATTAGATAGTAAAAATACGACAGAtaggaaatataataaatatagaagaaatgaacagaatatgaataaagtaataaattatgatgataaaaaaaattatgatgatatagaaaattatgacaatattgaaaattatgacaatattgaaaattatgataatgttgaaaattatgattataaGTTACCATATGATGaggatataatatatgacgagaaacaaaataatagtGATGTTGTCATTATAGGATACAAGAATTTTAAAAAGggaaagaagaaaatttcTCTTGACAGTTTTAATAGTGAGCTAAGCCCACAAAGTAACACATctccaatatatataaaaaaaaaaattaatgaaattaattatcattttatacaaaagaaaaaaaaaaaaaaaaaccaaaaaaatgGTGAActaaataagaaatattccaaaaaattatcaattaataaaaaaaataaaaaatatgaaaaacataaaaaatatgaaaaacataaaaaatatgaaaaacataaaaaatatgagaaaaataaaaaatatgaaaaaaataaaaaatatgagaaaaataaaaaatatgagaaaaataaaaaaaatgagaaaaataaaaaaaatgagaaaaataaaaaacgtgaaaaaaataaatcaggTCTTATAAATAACGTTAAGAAAatcaaaagaaataaaaagtcCTTGTCAGAAGAAAACCTAAATGATTCTCTTTTTAGTAATGATGAACAagttaatgaaaataaatatatattagataaattattaatttccttaaaaaataatagtgATGCCAACAtacataaaaagaaaaatttttatattgaatATGAAGGTAATGATGATTTTACAAGTTTTAATAGTAAAGAAAATCCAAACGATTACTTTTTATGTATGgataatgatgaaataaataataagcttaataaaaataaaatgtacaGTTCATCATATAGTactaccaaaaaaaaatatatatataagtcaCATAAAGGTTTATATGATAACGActatatgtttaataataacatttttaataataaaatttataacaatgaaatgtataataataaatttaatatttataatcataACATTCCtagtaataaaaattataaaacaaatttGAAAGGAAGAATGTCACTTCAAATGTCACATGATATATCTCAAGAAGCATTAAATACTCGaaattattttgaaaataataaaaattttgagAAAgaaagattaaaaaaaaaaatgaggaaAATAAGAGAGCTAAACCTTTTAAACAATAATGTAGAATATGATTGTATAGGATTTGTTTGTGATGAAGAATATATGTGTGAAAAATTACATTTCGATGAGAATCATGTAGAAAGTCCAGATCGTATTAAATGCATTATTAAAGctttaaaagaaaagaaattaataaataaaatggttCAAATAAAATGTAGAGAAGCTTTATATGATGAAATTAGAGAATGTCATTCAAGTacacatattaataatatattttattccttaaaaaaaaaattaaaacataataatcAAAGTGTTATATATCCTTTTGATAAACACGATACGTATTATACATCATATACAGGAACTGTTTCTATTAGGGCTATTGGCggtttattaaatttatgtgatgttattttatgtgataaaaaagataaatttaaatatatagattttAAAAAGTCTTTAcgttataattatgatttttataaaaatgtgaaTACAAATtctataaaaagaaattatgaatctaataatatgtatcataaaaaatttttgagACGTTCAAAATCAGAGAGTAGTATATATAGGAAATGTACTACCTACGATACGTTTAATGATTTTGCATTATTGAATCATAATAagaatgtatataaaatgaatacataTCATGaacaaattgaaaaaaaaaataataataatattattaatagtaataataataataataataataataataataatataaattgttctgtatataattataagaatGAAATAGACGTGCAAAAcgatatacataatataaataatattaatatgaataataatattatatctgaagaaaataatttagatTTAGAAGCGGCTGATTATAATTTTGGTAATGAGAAGGATGAACACACAAACGAATCATATAATGAAgagaataatattaatcagAAAAAGGATTATATAAGCCAATCGAATAGTAGCCataattcttattataatgaaatacATCAAGGAGATAGtattgattataataataataatataaataacgaTTCTGCTATATCTAATAAATTAAGTATATGTGAAAAATTGAGCATGGATAATAAGCTAAGCAGTATATCGAATAATAGTAATCATCAAGATATTCTTCCCAATTGTTTTAAgaatgatgaagaaaatatacataaggATAAGAACAGagatgaaataataaattgtaataatacaaatgtaaTAGAAACGGagtatttaaataaaatatgtgaaaatgataattatacaaataattatgaagagaattataaaaataattctttcctcaatagtaataattcagatatttttaatttaccTTATAGAAGTTATTCTTCGACCGTTTATAGTATGGATGATTGTAATGATGTGAACACATTTACGGATATTAATTGTGGATTCGCGGCTATTAGACCTCCTGGACATCATTGTAGTAGGAGCCATCCTTCGggattttgtatttttaacaACATTAGTGTAgcttgtaaatatatttttaagaaatatggGATAAGAaaagtttttatatttgattGGGATGTACATCATGATAATGGGACTCAGGAAATATTTTATGGAGACAAGGATGTTCTTTGTTTCTCCATACATCGATTTGATAAAAAGGTGGAAGAAAAGAATAAGAAAAAGAGACATGTcaataaaaagaagaagaaaaaaaaatatgacatTAAGaaggatgatgataataaaaaggatgatgataataaaaaggatgatgataataaaaaggatggtgataataaaaaagatgatgataataaaatatatggtgataataaaatatatgatgataacaaaaaagatgatgataacaaaatatatggtgataacaaaaaagatgatgataacaaaatatatggtgataacaaaatatatggtgataataaaatatccaATTTAGAGAAAAACTTAAAATACGAAAAAACatctaataattataaaaaatataaaagaaaaaataaaaaatctagaaaaagatatgaagaaaatttattttatcctaGAACTGGTGCAAAAAATGAGTTAGGAGAAAAAGAaggatataaatttaatattaatgtaCCATTAGAAAAAGGCTATAATAATTGTGAtgtatattatgtttttaaatatttattgttaCCAATATTAGAAAAATTTAGACcagaatttatttttatttcttgtgGATTTGATGCATCCATTAATGATCCATTAGGCAAATGTAACTTGAcacataatttatatcaaTGGATGACATTTCAACTAAAACATTTTgctaatattttttgtaatggTAGAATAATTTTAGTCTTGGAAGGTGGATACAACCTAAATTATTTACCAAAATGTGCCTTAGCATGTATTAAAGcgttaataaagaaaaataaaagcaCAACGACTGATaaagaatttattaaaaaattgtatcaaaataatgtaaataataaggaaaccaatattttgaataatcAGAAGGAATGTATTTCTAATCAAGATTCATCGAAAAGGTTTTTGGATGCacatgaagaaaaaaaaaaaaaaaacgacgAAAAGAATGTAAACCGTTgtgataatatgaatgatgcACAGCATATTCatggtagtaataatataaatgatgcaCAACATATTCatggtaataatagtatGAATGATGCACAacatattaatgataataatagtattaatGATGCACAACATattaatggtaataatagtatGAATGATGCACAACATattaatggtaataatagtatGAATGATGCACAACATattaatggtaataatagtatGAATGATGCACAACTTATTAATGGTAGTAATAATACGAATGATATGTATGATAAACATTATTTGAATAATCACAATTTAGATAACAATAtagatgaaaaattaaaaagtaataaaacgTATGAATCGCTTGTTTCAACAAATTGTGTTCAAAAGAATGAATTTCTGAATTACcctaaaaataattttataaataaaaaaaatatgagtGATCATgcaaatttttataaattaaaatattcctcatatgataaatatgaaaataaagatataaattattattttagaagattacatacaaataataatatcgtTTCACGaactaaaaaattaattaccAGTGGATTGTTACATTATTCTACTTATAaagttattaaatattttttaaacgtATTAAAAGGAGAACCATACCATTTAGATATCGAATTACCAACTTATaatgaatttataaaaaaaaaaaaattggaagGTAGAGAAATCAATCcagaaagaaaaattaaaattaaaattaatagatCATCAGAATTTagaaaaaatgattattGTTTTAATAGTTATGAAATTATGAATTCATATATGCAACATAaattaaacaaattaaaacatattaataatatatctaataaGAATTTACAAGATATgtttataaaacaaaaaaattttaaatatacagaTTCTTCAACTACTATATCTAATATATCACAAAGTGATCTATATTTAtcaaatgatgatataaattataGTAGTTCTTGTAGCAGTACTTGTAATCGAAGAAAggtaattttattaaataaattaaaacataaaataaatcgtggcttgaataatatatataacacttcacctaataataacaacaataataataataataacaacaacaataataataattacaataattacaataattacaataattacaataattacaataataatatggtgcacacagaaaaaaaaacatataaaaagaaaagaaaaaatcaaataaatgatataaatctTAATGCTCCTGTACAAATGAATAGGACACAAATTGAtacaaatgaagaaaatgaaaatttgaattctaataaaaataaatctaaCAGAACAATTAAAACTAATCAAAACAAATTATTGAGTTATAATTTATCAAAtcttcaaaatataaataatattaataatacacatataatacCATATGCCGATTTAGAACatattaatgatgataatcatCTGGAGAGCCATAATACATCAAacgaaaattatataaataattattatatgaattgtGATTTAACCAAtcttaaatataatgaaaatcaggtattaaatacatttaatatatataccaaaataaaaaaaggttttatattcttttatggAAGTGGTCATAGAAATCAATGGATTTTACCGgtacataataaaattaccaaaattataaaattatgttcCGAATCTGAAGCCTTCTTTTATGCTTGGCTATATCTTagttgtttaaaaaaaataaatatttcaagAACCAAGAACAATTATACGTCCATAttagataataatgaaaCTATAGAAAATGTATCTATTCAACTACCTTTTGAAGAACGTGAACATATTCTATGTAaacaatttattaaatttacaGTCCCatgttatcatatatttttaaagcgAAATCAAATTAATAGCATACGTCAAAAACAAAGTAAACAATgtaaagatgataataataataataatcataatattacgaataatacatttatggattatatgaaaaagacATATATTGAATGGTCTTCATCGaagatttttaaaaataatgaatctATACAATacaatgataaaataaatgatggtacgaataatatgatatataactCATcatcaaatgaaaaaaaaaataatgtgttagaaaatgataattctttatatccattacatataaatcaaaatattcaAGAAGAAGCAGAAAAAGATGTAGAAGTAGAAGAAGAACATAAAACTGCTATATGTTTAAGTAATGTTTTAAGTTCGATGAGACATCCATGTGTTATGGATATCAAAATGGGAATTAGATTATATGGTGATGATTGTAATGAAGAATCTATACAAAAGAAGATTGAGAAAGCAAAAAATCGATCATGTTTATCACATGGTTTTCATTTAACTAGTTTAATAGGATGGtccaaaaaaaagaaagaacctttttttatatcaaaaGAAGATGCACattctataaaaaatgatgataattttgTACAAGCATTTATATCTTATTTTACTGCATGTGATAATATACagttatctatattattaataaaaaaaatacttattatattagaagaaatgaaaatcttttttatagaacaaaattattttgCATTTTATGGAACAAGCCTTTTATTTGTATTCGATTCAGATCcttcaaaaaaagaaaatgaggATAATTATTCatcaaaagataaaatagaaaaaaatgaattaacaaaaaatatatctttatcaaatgaaaatatgatcTCAAATGATGAACACAATAATTCCTTCTATTataaagacaaaaaaaataaattgtgTGATCaagataaaattaattttgaagaaatattaaactTTAAGTTGAACATTGAAAAAGTATTTTATGAATCCTTATCAAATgaagaaagaaatataatcttacaaaataaattaaatcaaaaaattattaaaagtgttcatgtatatataattgattTTGCACATGCAAGCTTAAATAAAAACCAAAATGATGAAGGATTCTTATTAGGTATTATATCACTACACCGTATAATGGATAAAACAATACAGCGAATAAAAGAATTGTATCTTTCGAATACGGATGTAACGAATGATACCGTGTAA